From Procambarus clarkii isolate CNS0578487 chromosome 73, FALCON_Pclarkii_2.0, whole genome shotgun sequence, one genomic window encodes:
- the LOC123746636 gene encoding surface protein has product MLRTLLLGLLLCLPEPMLCRPTDTTNMETREETQAVDTTNMETREETQAVDTTNMETRKETKAVDTTNTETREETKAVDTTNTEIRKETKAVDTTNTETRKETQAVDTSNTETREETKAVDTTNTETREETKAVDTTNTETREETKAVDTTNTEIRKETQAVDTSNTETREETKAANSIRSPKKYRSRRQATDIPNENDIPSETRNKFVPPTPRTKEARDRFYFSNYRPEIPPHAYVLVKNEPFFGTVDHAKLILALEQRRKLQSLPLHLLKSLRPFFPFFSAN; this is encoded by the exons ACACTGTTGTTGGGGCTGTTACTGTGCCTCCCGGAGCCCATGCTTTGCCGACCCACCGACACGACCAACATGGAAACCAGGGAGGAGACACAGGCTGTGGACACGACCAACATGGAGACCAGGGAGGAGACACAGGCTGTGGACACGACCAACATGGAGACCAGGAAGGAGACCAAGGCTGTAGACACGACCAACACGGAGACCAGGGAGGAGACCAAGGCTGTAGACACGACCAACACGGAGATCAGGAAGGAGACCAAGGCTGTAGACACGACCAACACAGAGACCAGGAAGGAGACACAGGCTGTAGACACGTCCAACACGGAGACCAGGGAGGAGACCAAGGCTGTAGACACGACCAACACGGAGACCAGGGAGGAGACCAAGGCTGTAGACACGACCAACACGGAGACCAGGGAGGAGACCAAGGCTGTAGACACGACCAACACGGAGATCAGGAAGGAGACACAGGCTGTAGACACGTCCAACACGGAGACCAGGGAGGAGACCAAGGCTGCCAACTCCATCAGATCACCCAAGAAGTACCGCTCCAGACGCCAAGCGACAG ACATCCCTAACGAGAACGATATTCCGAGCGAGACGCGGAATAAATTCGTGCCGCCGACCCCACGCACCAAGGAAGCCAGGGATCGCTTCTACTTCTCCAATTATCGACCGGAAATCCCGCCTCACGCCTACGTGCTGGTCAAGAACGAGCCGTTCTTTGGCACCGTGGACCACGCCAAGCTCATCCTAGCGCTGGAGCAGCGGCGGAAATTGCAGAGTCTCCCCTTACATTTGCTCAAGAGCCTGCGCCCGTTCTTCCCGTTTTTCAGCGCAAACTAA